A window of the Nycticebus coucang isolate mNycCou1 chromosome 3, mNycCou1.pri, whole genome shotgun sequence genome harbors these coding sequences:
- the LOC128581952 gene encoding spidroin-1-like isoform X2 translates to MDRPGFRALGGAVLTRDPPGGWRGALATHRATWCLAVARDNGPGWHYALCSPRERAAGLGARGKAACPGRGASWARGRWPGAASAAAAAGATRAARGGRGPGLATVHGARSGPGFRGKSQAAIRETGAEAGAAARDRAGHGVAELSRLWSGTCIAPERHPLHSAPSRMTVSLGFPQ, encoded by the exons ATGGACCGGCCTGGGTTCCGAGCGCTGGGCGGGGCGGTGCTCACCCGGGACCCGCCCGGTGGTTGGCGCGGCGCCCTCGCGACCCACCGCGCCACCTGGTGTCTTGCGGTTGCCCGGGACAACGGGCCTGGGTGGCACTATGCATTGTGCAGCCCCCGGGAGCGGGCAGCGGGGCTGGGGGCGCGCGGCAAGGCGGCCTGCCCGGGGCGTGGGGCTTCGTGGGCGCGCGGGCGGTGGCCGGGGGCGGCCAGCGCTGCTGCGGCGGCGGGGGCGACGCGGGCGGCGCGCGGGGGGCGCGGGCCGGGATTGGCCACAGTCCACGGCGCTCGGTCTGGGCCAGGGTTCCGGGGAAAGTCCCAGGCAGCGATCCGAGAGACCGGGGCCGAGGCAGGGGCCGCAGCGCGGGACCGCGCGGGCCATGGCGTCGCAGAG CTGTCCCGCCTCTGGTCTGGCACCTGCATTGCTCCAGAAAGACACCCCCTCCATTCTGCGCCTTCACGCATG actgtctcactgggtttccctcagtag
- the LOC128581952 gene encoding elastin-like isoform X1 codes for MDRPGFRALGGAVLTRDPPGGWRGALATHRATWCLAVARDNGPGWHYALCSPRERAAGLGARGKAACPGRGASWARGRWPGAASAAAAAGATRAARGGRGPGLATVHGARSGPGFRGKSQAAIRETGAEAGAAARDRAGHGVAEVGGPRVASPPRPRPRGCQGHRPALALHLTPRSHKGGTGHTRPVVPSSAPPSQLLVKAGMGPGLGVVPSVPSGVGCSKPTTAWARSGLSNPRTWTVCNSCPASGLAPALLQKDTPSILRLHA; via the exons ATGGACCGGCCTGGGTTCCGAGCGCTGGGCGGGGCGGTGCTCACCCGGGACCCGCCCGGTGGTTGGCGCGGCGCCCTCGCGACCCACCGCGCCACCTGGTGTCTTGCGGTTGCCCGGGACAACGGGCCTGGGTGGCACTATGCATTGTGCAGCCCCCGGGAGCGGGCAGCGGGGCTGGGGGCGCGCGGCAAGGCGGCCTGCCCGGGGCGTGGGGCTTCGTGGGCGCGCGGGCGGTGGCCGGGGGCGGCCAGCGCTGCTGCGGCGGCGGGGGCGACGCGGGCGGCGCGCGGGGGGCGCGGGCCGGGATTGGCCACAGTCCACGGCGCTCGGTCTGGGCCAGGGTTCCGGGGAAAGTCCCAGGCAGCGATCCGAGAGACCGGGGCCGAGGCAGGGGCCGCAGCGCGGGACCGCGCGGGCCATGGCGTCGCAGAGGTAGGGGGTCCGCGTGTGGCTTCGCccccccggccccgcccccgcgGCTGTCAGGGTCACAGACCCGCCCTGGCTCTCCACCTCACCCCCCGAAGTCACAAAGGAGGCACAGGTCACACCCGCCCCGTCGTCCCCAGCTCCGCCCCCCCTTCCCAGCTGCTGGTGAAGGCAGGGATGGGGCCGGGTCTGGGGGTTGTGCCTAGCGTCCCCTCCGGGGTCGGGTGTTCTAAGCCCACCACCGCGTGGGCGCGGTCAGGATTGTCCAACCCCCGGACCTGGACTGTTTGCAACAGCTGTCCCGCCTCTGGTCTGGCACCTGCATTGCTCCAGAAAGACACCCCCTCCATTCTGCGCCTTCACGCATG a
- the MLC1 gene encoding membrane protein MLC1 isoform X4: MCSLPRWITCAVPQALLRALVSLQCIPSALVSFAASRRKVNVIPNFQILFVSTFAVTTTCLIWFGCKLVLNPSAVNINFNLILLLLLELFMAATVIISARSSEEFCKKKKGSISNSSNILEEVRFPARVLKSYSVVEVIAGVSAILGGIIALNLDDTVSGPHLSVTFFWILVACFPSAIASHVTAECPSRCLVEVLIAVTSLTAPLLSTASGYLSFSVMRIVETFTDYPPAIKQSYDLLLLLLMLLLLLQASLNTGTAIQCVSFKISARLQGTCWDAQTDPQEHPAGEVARSPLKEFDKEKAWRAVVVQMAQ, translated from the exons GCTCAGGGCACTGGTCTCTTTGCAGTGCATCCCCTCTGCGCTTGTGAGCTTTGCAGCCTCCAGGAGGAAAGTCAACGTG ATTCCCAACTTTCAGATACTGTTTGTTTCCACGTTTGCTGTGACCACTACATGTCTGATATGGTTTGGATGCAAGCTAGTCCTGAACCCGTCAGCCGTAAAC ATTAACTTCAACCTCATCCTGCTGCTCCTGCTGGAGCTCTTCATGGCAGCCACTGTGATCATCTCTGCTCGGTCCAGTGAGGAATTCTGCAAGAAAAAGAAG GGCTCCATCTCTAATAGCTCCAACATCTTGGAGGAAGTGAGGTTTCCAGCTCGGGTCCTAAAATCCTATTCA GTCGTTGAGGTGATCGCAGGTGTCTCCGCCATCCTTGGAGGGATCATTGCTTTGAACCTGGATGACACAGTCTCGGGCCCCCACCTCTCGGTGACATTCTTTTGGATCTTAGTGGCT tgTTTTCCAAGTGCCATTGCTAGTCATGTGACAGCAGAGTGTCCCAGCAGGTGTCTG GTGGAGGTGCTGATCGCTGTGACCAGCCTCACGGCCCCGCTGCTGTCCACAGCCTCTGGGTACTTGTCCTTCAGCGTGATGAGGATCGTGGAGACTTTCACAGATTACCCACCAGCCataaaa CAGTCCTAtgacctgctgctgctgctgctgatgctgctgctgctgctgcaggcgAGTCTCAACACCGGCACTGCCATCCAGTGCGTGAGCTTCAAGATCAGTGCCAGGCTGCAGGGCACGTGCTGGGATGCCCAGACTGACCCGCAGGAGCACCCGGCCGGGGAG GTAGCCAGAAGCCCCCTGAAGGAGTTTGACAAGGAGAAAGCCTGGCGAGCTGTGGTGGTGCAGATGGCCCAGTGA